DNA from Kitasatospora acidiphila:
GGTGACCTCCACCATCCAGCCGTCCTTGCCGACGTCCTCGGACTTCCGGACGAGCCATAGCTCGTCGCGGATCAGGACCTGGGACCCCGGAGCGTAGCCTGCGGAGCCGGTAGTCGGCCGCACAGCCGGAGCATCCTCCGGCTTCCAGGCCTCCCATACCGCATCGCCCTGGCCGCCAACGGCTTCCGCCTCGACGCTCAACGTCCGCTCCGATCCCTCACCAGTGGCCTTGGCGGCCACTCACATCCTGCGTGTCTTTTAACGACGGACTGCGTCGTCCTACGCACTACTCGAACAGAGCTCTCAGCCGGTGGTGTCGGCGGAGGAGTCACAGAACCGGATCGGCCGCATACAACACACGCAGCTCGTCCGCGATCCGCTTCGACGCCGGGGGCCGCCCCCTCGCCGGACCGGCCTTCGGCTGCTCGTTCCGCCGCCCGGTATCCGCAGACGGCCCGGGCAGGAGGACCTGCGGCTCTTCCGGTTCCGCCACCGGCTCCGCTTCGTCGATGCCGGACTGTGATGCACGTGCGGGGTCGTCGAGCGGGCTCGCCGGCCCGTTGTCCTCGACGAGGTCAGCCCGCTCCTGGAGGAGCTTCTCGAACGACACCGTCAGTGGCTCGCTGGGGGCTGCCGGGGCTTGGCCCACCCTGGTGTGGGCGATCAGCGCGAGCCGAGCCGCAGCAGGGGTCATCCTGCAGTCGGTAAGGACCTGCGCACACGCATCGGAGACCGCTTCCAGAGCCAGCCGCTCCTCCGGCGCGTGAGCGAGCATCGACTCCAACAGGGGAACCAGCGGCGAGGGCACACCAGAGAGATCGGGAGCGATCTCGGGGTTGGTGACCTGCGCCGCGATCGCCTCCCAACGTGATCCGTCATACGGATAGTGGCGAGCCGCCGCGTACAGCAGAACCGTCCCCAGCGCATACACATCCGCCGCGGGCGACACCTGCGGATGACCGCCGGCCTGCTCCGGCGGCATGCACCGCACAGTGCCGATGATCATCCCGCTGTGCGACAGCGTCTCCTGCGAGGCGTCCATGAACGCACCCAGTCCGAAGTCGATGATCATCGGACCGTCGTCGCCCATGACGACGTTCTGCGGCTTGAGATCCCGATGAAGCAGCCCCGCGGCGTGCACTGCCGACAAGCCCTCCGCGAGCAACGCCCCTAGGCTGGCCACCAGTGGCAGCGGCAGCACACCGTCGCTGTCCACACAGGCCAGCAGCGTGCGACCGGCCACGTACTCCATGGCCAACCACGGCCGGTCCGCGTAAGGGTCGGCGTCCAGGAAGCGGGCCACGCGGTTCGTGCCGATCACAGTGCGGGCGATCAGCGCTTCCTTCTCGAAGCGCGCACGCGTCAGTGGATCAAGCTTGTCGCTGCGGATGACCTTCACAGCGACCGGATCACCCGCCGGCGTGTAGGCGAGGTAGACCTCGCCCATCCCGCCCGAGCCGAGCTCCCGCGCCACCGTGTACCGGCCAATCCGCGTGGGCACCCCACTCATCCGTACCGACTCACCTTTCCAGCCGCGCCCATCCGATCGGCACTCTTGTCCCGGACCACTCTAGTCGGCTGAATGATCAGCCTGAGGGGCTTTCGTCCCGATCGGGACACTGAGCGACATGGTCGCCCCACCTCAGGCTGGATGAGGCCGCCGGCGACGAGTGGGACTCGCGTCGGTACTCCCGCTTCCCGGTCACGGTCAGGCAACCATTCCATCACCGACCCCGACCACGCCGCCGCGGTAGCCCAC
Protein-coding regions in this window:
- a CDS encoding serine/threonine-protein kinase — protein: MSGVPTRIGRYTVARELGSGGMGEVYLAYTPAGDPVAVKVIRSDKLDPLTRARFEKEALIARTVIGTNRVARFLDADPYADRPWLAMEYVAGRTLLACVDSDGVLPLPLVASLGALLAEGLSAVHAAGLLHRDLKPQNVVMGDDGPMIIDFGLGAFMDASQETLSHSGMIIGTVRCMPPEQAGGHPQVSPAADVYALGTVLLYAAARHYPYDGSRWEAIAAQVTNPEIAPDLSGVPSPLVPLLESMLAHAPEERLALEAVSDACAQVLTDCRMTPAAARLALIAHTRVGQAPAAPSEPLTVSFEKLLQERADLVEDNGPASPLDDPARASQSGIDEAEPVAEPEEPQVLLPGPSADTGRRNEQPKAGPARGRPPASKRIADELRVLYAADPVL